One region of Kangiella marina genomic DNA includes:
- the tadA gene encoding tRNA adenosine(34) deaminase TadA, with translation MIDFTDKDHQFMQRAFELAEMAKEKGEVPVGAVLVKGDTVIGEGFNQPILSNDPTAHAEVVALREAGKVLENYRLVDTTLYVTLEPCAMCAMALVHARVARIVYATDDPRTGAGGSVLNILEHESFNHHCEVETGLLKEQCSEQLKAFFKAKRDKKRSK, from the coding sequence ATGATTGACTTCACTGATAAAGATCATCAATTTATGCAGCGAGCCTTTGAGTTAGCCGAAATGGCTAAGGAGAAGGGCGAGGTGCCTGTCGGTGCTGTTTTAGTGAAGGGTGATACAGTCATTGGAGAGGGCTTTAACCAGCCCATTTTGAGCAATGATCCGACGGCGCATGCTGAAGTGGTGGCTCTGCGCGAAGCTGGAAAAGTATTAGAGAATTATCGCCTGGTTGATACCACTTTGTATGTGACGCTTGAGCCTTGCGCTATGTGCGCCATGGCTTTGGTTCATGCTAGAGTGGCTCGCATCGTTTATGCTACAGATGATCCTCGCACTGGCGCTGGTGGGAGTGTGCTGAACATTCTTGAGCATGAGTCCTTCAATCATCATTGTGAGGTCGAGACTGGCTTGTTAAAAGAGCAATGTTCTGAGCAGTTAAAGGCTTTCTTTAAGGCTAAACGCGATAAAAAGCGCAGCAAATAA
- a CDS encoding bifunctional aspartate kinase/diaminopimelate decarboxylase: MATNNSWHLLKFGGTSVSTRQNWDNIASIIKRKRAKGKKVFVVHSAVSTVSNRLEALIELARLGEYHTAYEELINLHQRLLAEMELPNDLLNDRYSYLKRLIDGIHLLGEVSDRVRALVMAQGELWSTTIGQTYLGKVFDESVAWLDARDYLYARESRNLDYLCASCHFEPDQSLLEAVEQNPVVITQGFIANTRDDETVLLGRGGSDTSAAYFAAKVEAERLEIWTDVPGIFTANPNQVASARLLKQLNYEEAQEMASAGAKVLHPRAIRPAQISQIPIYIRSTIDPDIDGTVISGIENSWGMVKAITAKEQITLISMESQGMWQQAGFLADIFAIFKQHNVSVDLVSTSETNITVSLDSLTQVVNDRQLKGLIEELSDMCRVKVMQNCSAVSIVGKNVRAILHKIAPAFSIFETYKVYLLSQAASDLNLTFVIDDEHSSKVISALHELLITNNPNSEILGPTAKELKQTDSSVETRKWWLDKRDTIEMCLSERDSAYIYHLDSIKDNIQNLQSISAIDRIFFAVKSNNNRDVLQTAYNAGIGFETVSSGEVNHILELFPSIDKSRIFFTPNFADKREYDEILQKGIRLTLDSTYPLKHWPEIFEGKEIFLRVDPNIGKGHHENVRTAGATSKFGIPIYELEELAPIIEHHNIDIVGLHAHAGSGILTNEHWAEHARLLAETASLFPRVKYLNLGGGFGIKERAQQTELTMGQIDQSLQVVKAEFPQYQLWIEPGRYISANTGVLVSKVTQVKQKQNYYYVGLNTGMNSLMRPALYGSFHNIVNLTRLDAEKEHLATIVGPICESTDKLGVEIPFPETFEGDLILIENAGAYGRVMATQYNMRQPAEEVCI, encoded by the coding sequence ATGGCAACAAACAACTCTTGGCATTTGCTTAAGTTTGGGGGAACGAGCGTTTCCACTCGCCAAAACTGGGATAATATTGCGAGCATTATTAAGCGCAAACGTGCTAAAGGTAAGAAGGTGTTTGTTGTGCACTCGGCTGTCAGCACCGTTTCAAACCGACTTGAGGCATTGATCGAGCTGGCGCGACTGGGTGAATACCATACGGCTTATGAGGAGTTGATCAATCTTCATCAGCGTCTACTTGCTGAGATGGAGTTACCAAACGATTTACTGAATGATCGTTACAGTTATCTCAAACGATTAATAGATGGTATTCACTTGCTGGGTGAGGTTAGCGACAGAGTCCGAGCCCTAGTAATGGCACAGGGTGAGCTTTGGTCTACTACTATTGGGCAGACTTATCTTGGCAAGGTGTTTGACGAGTCGGTTGCTTGGCTTGATGCGCGGGACTACTTGTATGCTCGTGAAAGTCGAAATCTGGATTACCTCTGTGCGAGCTGTCATTTTGAGCCTGATCAATCATTGCTTGAAGCCGTTGAGCAGAACCCTGTAGTGATTACTCAAGGCTTTATAGCGAATACTCGTGATGATGAAACTGTTTTGCTAGGGCGGGGCGGGTCTGACACTTCAGCGGCTTATTTCGCGGCGAAAGTTGAAGCAGAGCGGTTAGAAATTTGGACTGATGTTCCAGGAATCTTCACGGCGAATCCAAACCAAGTTGCGAGCGCACGCTTGCTTAAACAGCTTAACTATGAAGAAGCCCAAGAGATGGCGTCAGCCGGCGCTAAGGTTTTGCATCCACGAGCTATCCGACCGGCTCAAATTAGCCAAATTCCAATTTATATTCGTTCCACCATAGACCCTGACATTGATGGTACCGTGATTAGCGGCATCGAAAATAGTTGGGGCATGGTCAAAGCGATTACGGCGAAAGAACAAATCACTTTAATTTCGATGGAAAGTCAGGGAATGTGGCAGCAAGCCGGGTTTTTGGCTGATATCTTTGCCATTTTTAAGCAACATAATGTATCGGTGGATTTGGTCTCAACGTCAGAAACCAATATTACAGTCAGCTTAGACAGCTTGACGCAAGTGGTGAATGATAGGCAGTTAAAAGGTTTGATTGAAGAGCTATCCGACATGTGTCGCGTTAAAGTGATGCAGAATTGTTCAGCTGTTTCTATTGTGGGTAAAAATGTACGTGCAATATTACATAAAATCGCGCCAGCATTTTCAATTTTTGAAACCTATAAAGTCTACCTATTGTCACAAGCTGCTTCTGATTTAAACCTAACCTTTGTGATTGATGATGAGCATAGTAGCAAAGTTATATCGGCGTTACATGAACTGTTAATCACCAATAATCCAAACAGTGAAATATTAGGGCCGACGGCCAAAGAATTAAAGCAAACCGACAGCTCGGTTGAGACTAGGAAGTGGTGGCTGGACAAACGAGACACGATAGAGATGTGCCTGTCAGAGCGTGATAGTGCTTATATCTATCACTTAGACTCGATTAAAGACAATATTCAAAACTTACAAAGTATCAGCGCTATTGATCGTATTTTCTTTGCCGTTAAGTCCAATAATAATCGAGATGTATTACAGACCGCTTATAACGCTGGAATCGGCTTTGAGACCGTTTCAAGCGGTGAGGTGAATCATATATTGGAGTTATTTCCCAGTATTGATAAATCACGAATATTCTTTACACCAAATTTTGCCGATAAGCGAGAGTACGATGAAATATTGCAAAAAGGGATTCGTCTGACACTAGATAGTACTTACCCGTTAAAACACTGGCCAGAAATTTTTGAAGGGAAAGAAATCTTTTTACGGGTCGATCCAAATATCGGTAAGGGCCACCATGAAAACGTTAGAACGGCTGGAGCAACGTCTAAATTCGGGATTCCCATCTACGAGCTAGAAGAGCTTGCCCCCATTATTGAGCACCATAATATCGATATTGTTGGACTGCATGCTCACGCAGGAAGTGGCATTTTAACCAATGAGCACTGGGCAGAGCATGCTCGATTATTAGCTGAGACGGCTTCTCTTTTTCCACGAGTGAAGTATTTAAACTTGGGGGGTGGCTTTGGCATTAAAGAACGCGCACAACAAACCGAGTTAACCATGGGGCAAATTGACCAAAGTTTACAGGTTGTTAAAGCTGAGTTTCCACAGTATCAACTTTGGATTGAACCAGGTCGTTATATTTCGGCGAATACGGGTGTGTTGGTTTCAAAGGTTACTCAAGTGAAGCAGAAACAAAACTACTATTATGTTGGTTTGAACACGGGTATGAACTCGCTCATGCGTCCAGCGCTTTATGGTTCGTTCCACAACATCGTTAATCTTACTCGCTTGGATGCTGAAAAAGAACATTTAGCGACCATTGTCGGGCCGATTTGTGAGAGTACGGATAAGCTGGGTGTTGAAATTCCCTTCCCTGAAACCTTTGAAGGGGACTTGATACTGATTGAAAATGCTGGCGCTTACGGACGTGTGATGGCGACTCAATATAATATGCGTCAGCCAGCAGAAGAGGTGTGTATTTAA
- a CDS encoding valine--tRNA ligase: MDKAYNPQAIEQETYKKWEDNDYFSPKGGAEGNDDSYCIMIPPPNVTGSLHMGHAFQHTIMDALTRYHRMKGENTLWQPGSDHAGIATQMVVERLLDREGKSRHDLGREAFVDKVWEWKEHSGGTITKQMRRMGDSCDWSREAFTMDDDLSEAVLETFVQLYDEGLIYRGDRLVNWDPKLLTAVSDLEVESHEEDGHLWHMRYPLSDGSGHVIIATTRPETMLGDSAVAVHPEDERYQGLIGKTIDLPLTGRQIPIIADDYVEKDFGSGCVKITPAHDFNDYEMGQRHDLELINILTPTAHINDNAPEAYRGLDRYEARKKIIEDFEALGLMEKIEPHKLKVPKGDRSGVVIEPYLTPQWYVKIAPLAEPALKAVKDGDIKFVPENWSNTYYHWMENIQDWCISRQLWWGHQIPAWYDNKGDVYVGRTEEEVREKYNLGDIELRRDEDVLDTWFSSALWPFATLGWPEKTPELETFLPTSVLVTGFDIIFFWVARMIMMGLKFTGKIPFKEIYITGLIRDEQGQKMSKSKGNVLDPIDIIDGIELDALVEKRTTGMMNPKAAEKIAKRTRKQFPDGIEAYGTDAMRFTFCAMASTSRDINFDLNRVEGYRNFCNKIWNAARYVLMNTEDQDTGLNNNDMELSLADRWIKSEFQKTITEFEKAVETYRFDLASNALYEFTWNTYCDWYLELSKPVLYSDEYSEAAKRGTRHTLVTVLESLMRLLHPFMPFITEEIWQKVSQLAGTKTEDRPSIMLQDFPQADASQIDTNSEQDIEWLKKVIVGVRNIRGEMNIAPGKPLSVLFRNGSDQDKTRLNDNKTFLSKLAKLESIQWLEAGDEAPMSATALAGDMEILIPMAGLIDVEQELARLDKEADKLEKELQRIAGKLNNPNFTDKAPEAVVEKERGKLAEVESTLKKVEEQRQQLKSL; this comes from the coding sequence ATGGATAAAGCATATAACCCGCAAGCAATCGAGCAAGAAACCTACAAGAAGTGGGAAGATAACGACTATTTCTCACCAAAAGGCGGAGCAGAAGGCAATGATGACAGTTACTGCATCATGATCCCACCGCCGAATGTCACCGGTAGTTTGCACATGGGGCACGCTTTTCAGCATACGATCATGGATGCTTTGACTCGTTACCACCGGATGAAGGGTGAGAATACTCTTTGGCAGCCAGGCTCAGACCATGCCGGTATCGCCACCCAGATGGTGGTTGAACGCTTACTCGATCGCGAAGGTAAGAGCCGACACGACCTTGGGCGAGAAGCCTTTGTTGATAAGGTTTGGGAGTGGAAAGAACATTCTGGCGGCACCATCACCAAGCAAATGCGCCGCATGGGCGATTCTTGTGACTGGTCACGCGAAGCTTTTACCATGGATGATGATTTATCCGAAGCCGTGTTAGAAACCTTTGTCCAACTTTATGATGAAGGCCTCATTTATCGTGGTGACCGACTGGTCAACTGGGACCCTAAACTTCTAACAGCGGTATCGGATCTCGAAGTTGAGTCGCATGAAGAAGATGGTCACTTATGGCACATGCGCTATCCGCTGAGCGATGGCTCTGGCCATGTGATTATCGCCACCACTCGTCCAGAAACCATGCTGGGAGACAGCGCGGTTGCCGTACACCCTGAAGATGAGCGCTATCAAGGTTTAATTGGCAAGACCATCGACTTACCCTTGACTGGTCGCCAAATCCCTATCATCGCTGATGATTACGTCGAAAAAGATTTTGGTAGTGGCTGCGTTAAAATCACTCCCGCCCATGACTTTAATGACTACGAAATGGGTCAACGTCATGACTTAGAACTGATCAATATTTTAACGCCAACAGCCCACATCAATGACAATGCTCCTGAAGCTTATCGTGGCTTAGATCGCTATGAAGCCCGTAAGAAAATCATTGAAGACTTTGAAGCGTTGGGCTTAATGGAAAAAATTGAACCTCATAAGCTTAAAGTTCCTAAGGGTGACCGTAGTGGCGTTGTTATCGAACCGTATCTTACGCCTCAATGGTATGTAAAAATTGCGCCACTGGCTGAGCCAGCGTTAAAAGCAGTAAAAGATGGCGACATAAAATTCGTGCCAGAAAACTGGTCAAATACTTACTATCACTGGATGGAAAACATTCAAGACTGGTGTATTAGCCGCCAGCTTTGGTGGGGACATCAAATTCCAGCATGGTACGACAACAAAGGCGACGTTTATGTCGGCCGCACTGAAGAAGAGGTTCGTGAAAAGTACAACTTGGGCGACATTGAATTACGTCGTGATGAAGATGTTTTGGACACCTGGTTCTCTTCAGCGCTTTGGCCTTTTGCGACATTAGGCTGGCCCGAGAAAACACCAGAACTAGAAACCTTTTTACCGACCAGTGTTCTAGTAACCGGTTTTGACATTATTTTCTTCTGGGTCGCCAGAATGATCATGATGGGCTTAAAGTTTACTGGCAAGATTCCTTTCAAAGAGATTTACATTACAGGCCTCATTCGTGACGAACAAGGTCAAAAAATGTCTAAGTCGAAAGGTAACGTTCTCGATCCAATCGACATTATTGATGGCATCGAGCTAGACGCCTTAGTCGAAAAACGTACGACCGGCATGATGAACCCGAAAGCTGCCGAGAAAATTGCGAAGCGTACGCGCAAGCAATTCCCTGACGGTATCGAAGCCTATGGTACGGATGCGATGCGCTTTACTTTCTGCGCCATGGCTTCTACATCCCGTGACATTAACTTCGATTTAAATCGTGTTGAGGGCTACCGAAACTTCTGTAACAAAATTTGGAATGCAGCACGCTACGTCCTAATGAACACGGAAGATCAGGACACGGGGCTAAACAATAACGACATGGAGCTTAGTCTCGCCGATCGCTGGATTAAGAGCGAGTTTCAAAAAACCATTACGGAGTTTGAAAAAGCCGTTGAGACTTATCGTTTTGACTTAGCATCTAATGCCCTCTATGAATTCACTTGGAACACTTACTGTGACTGGTATTTAGAGCTTTCTAAGCCAGTACTTTATAGTGACGAATATTCAGAAGCAGCAAAGCGTGGTACTCGCCATACACTGGTTACCGTGCTTGAATCGCTGATGCGCTTGTTACACCCTTTCATGCCCTTTATTACTGAAGAAATCTGGCAGAAAGTGTCTCAGCTGGCTGGCACAAAAACTGAAGATCGACCTAGCATCATGCTCCAAGACTTCCCACAAGCTGACGCAAGCCAGATAGACACAAATTCAGAGCAAGATATTGAATGGCTGAAAAAAGTCATCGTTGGCGTTCGTAATATCCGTGGCGAAATGAACATAGCGCCGGGTAAGCCGCTTAGCGTATTGTTTAGAAATGGCTCCGACCAAGACAAAACGCGCCTCAATGACAACAAAACTTTCTTGTCAAAACTCGCCAAGTTGGAATCTATTCAGTGGTTAGAGGCCGGAGATGAAGCCCCAATGTCAGCGACTGCTTTGGCGGGTGACATGGAAATTTTGATTCCAATGGCTGGACTTATTGACGTTGAACAAGAACTTGCTCGACTGGATAAAGAAGCCGATAAGTTGGAAAAAGAATTACAGCGCATTGCGGGTAAACTAAACAACCCTAACTTTACCGATAAAGCTCCAGAGGCAGTTGTTGAAAAGGAGCGAGGGAAGCTTGCCGAAGTTGAATCAACCTTGAAAAAAGTTGAGGAACAACGTCAACAGCTTAAATCACTGTAA
- a CDS encoding class I SAM-dependent methyltransferase has product MKGFTRYALKNLKSTGSIARSSKFLARNLAKQIPSDAQTIIELGAGDGIITKELLKYMPQKAHLTAYEISEELLPLLNKIEHPRFSLKHSSALDIVEDFAINSVDCLVSCLPLALFPLEMKHELLTHIRSVLKPNGVFLQYQYWLSDKSLIKEYFPHLKTNWVPLNLPPSFVYTGKKPEQKETV; this is encoded by the coding sequence ATGAAGGGCTTTACCCGCTACGCATTAAAAAACTTAAAAAGTACAGGCAGCATAGCCCGTAGCTCTAAATTCTTGGCTCGCAACCTAGCAAAGCAAATTCCATCAGATGCCCAAACCATCATTGAACTGGGTGCTGGAGATGGCATTATTACCAAAGAATTGTTGAAATATATGCCGCAAAAGGCGCACCTCACAGCCTATGAGATTTCAGAAGAGCTATTGCCTTTACTCAATAAAATTGAGCACCCAAGGTTCAGCCTCAAGCACAGCTCGGCTCTCGATATTGTCGAAGACTTTGCAATTAACAGCGTTGACTGCCTCGTTTCTTGCCTTCCGCTCGCCTTATTCCCGCTTGAAATGAAGCATGAACTTTTAACGCATATCCGCTCGGTACTTAAGCCAAATGGGGTATTTTTACAGTACCAATATTGGTTGAGCGACAAGTCGCTGATTAAAGAATACTTTCCCCACCTAAAAACTAACTGGGTACCGCTAAACCTACCGCCCTCCTTCGTTTACACTGGAAAAAAGCCCGAACAAAAAGAAACGGTTTAA
- a CDS encoding DUF6498-containing protein, protein MELEQSNNAKLSKGKIAVALANIVPLIGVLLGYWSAFDIIFLYWFENIIIGIFTFCRMTIRPDTPPMFRFGGLFMAAFFCVHYGFFTFGHGSFVASFFDEQLLGANAAMSGNIFNVTGFMLSQQGIQLTIFAMLIAHLVEFILAYRNREFDSIPAEMFRPYKRIIVLHIAIIAGGFIATLFENTLGVALVMIALKIYFDLRPNSFSKLKEKHKGKLFDTNISDEEAKEKIRQSLLKPEIKINGETHQFDSVEEMVNSDLYQKHSKWLRWLLPKKHLVLYEEVINECIKNERESLAAKEPKEIKTT, encoded by the coding sequence ATGGAGCTAGAGCAAAGTAACAACGCTAAACTCAGTAAAGGCAAAATTGCGGTTGCTTTAGCAAACATTGTTCCACTGATTGGCGTTTTGCTGGGTTACTGGAGCGCATTCGATATCATCTTCCTTTACTGGTTTGAGAATATCATTATTGGTATTTTTACTTTTTGCCGTATGACCATTCGTCCTGATACACCGCCTATGTTTCGGTTTGGCGGGCTTTTCATGGCAGCTTTTTTCTGTGTTCACTATGGCTTTTTTACTTTCGGCCACGGTAGCTTTGTAGCCAGCTTCTTCGATGAACAACTCCTAGGCGCTAACGCTGCCATGAGCGGCAATATTTTTAACGTCACAGGCTTTATGCTGTCGCAGCAAGGGATTCAACTGACCATCTTTGCGATGCTGATTGCGCACCTCGTCGAGTTTATCCTGGCTTACCGAAATCGTGAGTTCGATTCTATTCCGGCTGAAATGTTTAGGCCTTACAAGCGAATCATTGTGCTGCATATCGCGATCATCGCTGGTGGTTTTATCGCAACCCTGTTCGAAAATACGCTCGGCGTCGCCTTGGTTATGATTGCGCTTAAGATCTATTTTGACTTAAGGCCAAACAGTTTCAGTAAGCTGAAAGAAAAACACAAAGGCAAACTCTTTGATACGAATATCAGCGATGAAGAAGCGAAAGAAAAAATCAGACAAAGCTTACTCAAACCTGAAATTAAAATTAATGGCGAAACCCATCAGTTCGATAGCGTTGAAGAGATGGTTAACTCAGATCTCTACCAAAAACATTCCAAATGGCTTCGCTGGTTACTGCCCAAGAAACATCTCGTTCTGTATGAAGAAGTCATTAACGAGTGCATAAAAAATGAACGAGAGTCACTCGCGGCTAAAGAACCAAAAGAAATAAAGACAACATAA
- a CDS encoding DNA polymerase III subunit chi, which produces MTQVGFHLLESQSGVEAYLRLIGKCVQSLYKQGRKVYIHAKDEEQAHAVDEWLWTQELDDFVPHNIVGEGPNRPPPVQIGYATSEQKPPENQHDCLINLSGEVQPFFSYFLKCFEIVPNEEADKASARERYKFYRGRGYPLDHKKY; this is translated from the coding sequence ATGACCCAAGTAGGTTTTCACTTACTGGAAAGTCAATCAGGCGTAGAAGCTTATCTGCGCCTGATTGGTAAATGCGTCCAGAGTTTGTACAAACAAGGACGTAAAGTCTACATCCACGCTAAAGATGAAGAGCAGGCGCATGCTGTTGACGAATGGTTATGGACGCAAGAACTTGATGACTTTGTTCCTCATAACATTGTTGGAGAAGGGCCTAACAGACCCCCGCCGGTTCAAATCGGCTACGCCACTTCTGAGCAAAAGCCTCCTGAAAATCAGCATGACTGCTTAATCAATTTAAGTGGCGAGGTACAGCCGTTCTTTAGCTACTTCCTTAAATGCTTCGAAATTGTGCCGAATGAAGAAGCCGATAAAGCGTCTGCACGCGAACGCTATAAGTTCTATCGTGGAAGAGGCTATCCTCTCGATCATAAAAAGTACTAA
- a CDS encoding leucyl aminopeptidase — protein MEFFVKSGSPEKQKTGCLIVGVFESRKLSAPAQQIDDISEGYINAIVKRGDMEGKFGQTLLLHSVPGTSCDRVLLVGCGKEREFDAIKYKKICGKVIKLLNETGATDAINSLPLLNVKGQELYSKVRFAVEAANDSLYVFDQLKSEKPETRRPLRKMTLFIESRGDLPEGEKAIKHACSITAGQALTRDLANLPGNICNPTYLANKAEELAKEYSSITTNILDESELKEMGAGAFVSVSQGSDEPGKLICMEYNGGTKGDKPLVFVGKGITFDTGGISLKPGAKMDEMKFDMGGAASVFGLIKSVAEMGLPINVIGVVAAAENMPSGKASRPGDVVTSLSGQTIEILNTDAEGRLVLCDALTYIDKYDPEIVIDVATLTGAVIVALGHEASGVMSNNNALANEIETASEMATDRVWRLPIWDEYHEQLKSNVADFTNLGGMPAGSITAGCFLSKFTKKYRWAHIDIAGTAWKSGAEKGATGRPVPLLSQIVINRSK, from the coding sequence ATGGAATTCTTTGTAAAGAGTGGTAGCCCAGAAAAACAAAAAACAGGTTGCTTAATCGTAGGTGTATTTGAATCTCGTAAACTGTCTGCTCCAGCACAGCAGATTGATGACATTAGCGAAGGCTATATCAACGCTATCGTCAAGCGTGGCGATATGGAAGGTAAGTTCGGACAAACTTTGTTACTTCATAGCGTTCCAGGCACAAGCTGTGACCGAGTTTTGTTGGTTGGCTGTGGTAAAGAACGCGAGTTTGATGCCATCAAATATAAGAAAATTTGCGGTAAGGTCATCAAGTTACTTAACGAAACGGGCGCGACTGATGCGATCAACTCACTACCTCTATTAAATGTTAAAGGCCAAGAACTTTACTCGAAAGTGCGCTTCGCGGTAGAAGCAGCGAATGATAGTTTATACGTTTTCGATCAACTGAAAAGTGAAAAGCCTGAAACGCGTCGTCCACTGCGCAAGATGACCCTGTTCATTGAGTCTCGCGGGGATTTACCGGAAGGTGAAAAAGCGATTAAGCATGCATGCTCGATTACAGCAGGCCAAGCCCTAACGCGTGATCTAGCGAACCTACCGGGTAACATCTGTAACCCAACTTACTTGGCGAATAAGGCTGAAGAGTTGGCGAAAGAATATTCGAGCATCACTACAAACATCCTTGATGAGTCTGAATTAAAAGAGATGGGCGCCGGCGCATTTGTCTCGGTTTCACAAGGCTCGGATGAACCTGGCAAATTAATTTGCATGGAATACAACGGCGGTACAAAAGGTGATAAGCCTCTCGTATTCGTGGGCAAAGGTATTACCTTCGATACGGGCGGTATCTCTTTAAAACCTGGCGCCAAGATGGACGAAATGAAGTTCGACATGGGCGGTGCAGCCTCGGTGTTTGGCCTAATCAAATCGGTTGCTGAAATGGGCTTACCGATCAATGTCATTGGTGTCGTTGCTGCAGCTGAAAATATGCCTAGTGGAAAAGCCAGTCGTCCGGGTGATGTGGTAACGTCTTTATCAGGTCAAACCATCGAAATCTTAAACACCGATGCCGAAGGCCGTTTAGTACTTTGTGATGCTTTAACTTACATCGATAAGTACGATCCTGAGATTGTGATTGACGTAGCAACCTTAACCGGTGCTGTTATCGTCGCACTGGGTCACGAAGCTTCTGGCGTCATGAGCAACAACAATGCCTTGGCGAACGAAATTGAAACCGCTAGCGAGATGGCAACTGACCGCGTTTGGCGTTTACCCATTTGGGACGAGTATCACGAGCAACTTAAGAGTAACGTTGCCGACTTCACCAACCTTGGTGGCATGCCAGCTGGCAGTATTACCGCGGGTTGCTTCCTGTCGAAGTTCACTAAGAAATACCGCTGGGCACATATCGATATCGCAGGTACGGCTTGGAAGTCTGGCGCTGAAAAAGGTGCAACGGGCCGCCCAGTACCATTGCTATCACAAATCGTGATTAACCGTTCTAAGTAA
- the lptF gene encoding LPS export ABC transporter permease LptF, translated as MILSRYLNREVFTSTLAILGVLFAIFISQRIVKYLAQAASGDITGTMVWQMVLLYSPVLLGFLLPLAFFLGCLLAFSRLYVDSEMAVLRSVGVSERKLISLLIPIAVIVSLIGGAVALWLAPVANETTYQIRDEHASKLELSMLEPGRFQIFQEGEGVVYADSSDSPSHLGNFFLAELPAENSPYTRIISAKSAERYYDEALDKNFLQLNDGLVYELDADKNVRKITEFEHYYARLEAERSITSRRKISATPTMELIETADGSSWAELHWRLAVPLSVPFLLFLAIPLSRVRPREGKFAKMLPALMVYIGYIVLIVVFRKWVEAEKIPGWLGFIPIYIVMGLLAARLLYAHGRANTKNTGTPSAEGGDS; from the coding sequence TTGATACTAAGTCGTTACTTAAACCGCGAAGTCTTTACCAGTACGCTCGCCATTTTGGGCGTGTTATTTGCTATTTTTATTAGCCAGCGCATTGTTAAGTATTTAGCCCAAGCGGCATCTGGCGACATTACGGGCACCATGGTTTGGCAAATGGTTTTGTTGTATTCACCAGTACTGCTTGGTTTTTTGTTGCCTCTCGCTTTTTTCTTAGGCTGCCTACTGGCCTTTAGTCGCTTGTATGTGGATAGCGAAATGGCGGTGCTGCGCTCAGTGGGTGTCAGTGAGCGAAAGTTAATCAGTTTGTTAATTCCTATTGCCGTTATTGTGTCGCTTATCGGTGGTGCTGTAGCGTTGTGGTTGGCGCCAGTAGCGAATGAAACCACCTATCAAATACGAGACGAACACGCGAGTAAGCTAGAGCTGAGCATGCTTGAACCGGGTCGCTTTCAAATTTTTCAGGAAGGCGAAGGCGTGGTTTATGCGGACTCATCAGACAGCCCGAGTCATTTGGGTAATTTCTTCTTAGCGGAGTTGCCAGCAGAAAACAGCCCTTACACGCGAATCATTTCAGCTAAATCTGCTGAGCGTTACTATGATGAAGCTTTGGATAAAAACTTTCTTCAGCTCAATGATGGCCTGGTGTATGAACTGGATGCTGATAAAAATGTTCGTAAGATTACCGAGTTTGAACATTATTACGCGAGATTGGAAGCTGAGCGCTCGATTACGTCCCGTCGCAAAATCTCTGCAACACCGACCATGGAGTTGATTGAAACGGCTGACGGAAGCAGTTGGGCAGAACTTCATTGGCGACTGGCTGTACCTTTATCAGTGCCATTCTTATTATTCTTAGCGATTCCTTTGAGTCGGGTTAGGCCTCGAGAGGGCAAGTTTGCAAAAATGCTGCCTGCGCTGATGGTATATATTGGTTACATCGTTCTGATTGTTGTGTTTAGGAAATGGGTAGAGGCTGAAAAAATCCCTGGCTGGCTTGGATTTATTCCTATTTATATTGTGATGGGGCTGCTCGCCGCTCGCCTCCTTTATGCGCATGGCCGTGCAAACACTAAAAATACTGGCACACCTTCTGCCGAAGGCGGTGACTCATGA